From a single Oceanobacillus kimchii X50 genomic region:
- the mecA gene encoding adaptor protein MecA, with protein MEIERINENTIKFYISYLDIEELGFEREEIWYNRERSEQLFWQMMDEVNYREDFNPEGPLWIQVQAMEKGLEIIVTKAKVSKNGEHLELDTEDGSVDIPVDEKIESILGEKFGKNPSESEESDSEDGDLTEDNLWIIVEFDDFEDLIQLSHQFVDISNFGEETLYFYNGKYYLYMEFSYDVLDDNRQEDVISQVLEYASDSSVSIHVLEEYGKKVMENDTFSSIREHFPLHLK; from the coding sequence GAATAAACGAAAATACAATTAAGTTTTACATTTCGTATTTAGATATAGAAGAGCTTGGCTTTGAAAGAGAAGAAATTTGGTACAATCGCGAGAGAAGTGAACAGCTTTTTTGGCAAATGATGGATGAGGTAAATTATCGAGAAGACTTTAATCCTGAAGGACCACTTTGGATTCAGGTGCAAGCGATGGAAAAAGGTTTAGAAATTATCGTTACAAAAGCGAAAGTATCTAAGAATGGTGAACATCTTGAATTAGATACGGAAGATGGCAGTGTAGATATTCCTGTCGATGAAAAAATAGAAAGTATTCTTGGTGAAAAATTCGGTAAAAACCCTAGTGAATCTGAAGAATCTGATAGTGAAGATGGTGACTTAACGGAAGATAATTTATGGATTATTGTTGAGTTTGATGATTTTGAAGATTTAATTCAATTAAGTCATCAATTCGTAGATATATCGAATTTTGGAGAAGAGACGTTATATTTCTATAACGGTAAATATTACTTGTATATGGAATTCTCCTATGATGTATTAGATGATAATCGACAAGAAGATGTCATCAGTCAAGTGCTTGAGTATGCGTCCGATTCATCTGTTTCTATTCATGTTTTAGAAGAATACGGAAAGAAAGTAATGGAAAACGATACCTTCAGTAGTATTAGGGAACATTTTCCATTACATTTGAAATAA
- a CDS encoding competence protein CoiA family protein, with the protein MQKAMNKHGNFIILFQESERNIIQWKQNKEPFYCPTCNSKVIIRSGRKVIAHFSHLPHSFCRYGNGEGMYHEMGKYLLYQWLTDQNIEVDLEVYFPQINRRADLVIKVLNKIIIIEFQCAKISAEEIAERTSAYNQINLHVIWIVGMNQFRRLSNNQFKLSSFLQSCIHLFPQQKVPVLYFFDPTTRHFASLSHIYPYQFTKAFATINIAPIQTIPFQRIFKDIPISLRFPQVWIEQLQQIRNKPIIHPGKEMNWRRKLYEQGIIFHHLPSICFLPNKWQIHMNTPFWMWQTEIIINLIQDLSISATLTISRCAKILDENIIKQLPNIHQKYSAIHSFLTNLEILGYLKKTSNSTYVKLKNVEMYVHLEDALKGDEKIITQLFLEKKGKM; encoded by the coding sequence GTGCAAAAAGCAATGAATAAACATGGTAATTTCATTATACTGTTTCAAGAATCAGAAAGAAATATCATACAATGGAAACAGAATAAAGAACCTTTTTATTGTCCAACCTGTAATTCTAAAGTAATTATTCGATCAGGTCGAAAAGTAATTGCTCATTTTTCACACTTACCACATTCATTTTGTAGATATGGTAACGGAGAGGGAATGTATCATGAAATGGGTAAATATTTGCTTTATCAATGGTTAACTGACCAAAATATTGAAGTTGATTTAGAAGTATATTTTCCACAAATCAATCGAAGAGCTGATTTGGTAATAAAAGTATTAAATAAGATAATTATTATTGAATTTCAATGCGCGAAAATATCTGCAGAAGAAATTGCGGAAAGAACAAGTGCTTACAATCAAATTAATCTGCATGTTATCTGGATTGTTGGGATGAATCAATTTCGAAGGTTGAGTAATAATCAATTTAAATTAAGTTCTTTTCTTCAATCTTGTATTCACTTATTTCCACAACAAAAAGTTCCTGTTCTATATTTCTTCGATCCAACTACTCGGCATTTTGCCTCACTATCACATATTTACCCATATCAATTTACTAAAGCTTTTGCTACGATTAATATAGCCCCAATACAAACCATCCCATTCCAAAGAATCTTTAAAGATATACCTATTTCTTTAAGATTTCCTCAAGTTTGGATTGAACAACTTCAACAAATACGTAATAAACCGATTATTCATCCAGGTAAGGAAATGAACTGGAGAAGGAAATTATATGAGCAAGGCATAATTTTTCATCATTTACCCAGTATTTGCTTTTTGCCAAATAAATGGCAAATCCATATGAATACTCCTTTTTGGATGTGGCAAACCGAAATAATTATAAATCTAATACAAGATCTTTCCATATCTGCTACATTAACCATTTCAAGATGTGCAAAGATATTAGATGAAAATATTATAAAACAATTGCCAAATATTCATCAGAAATACTCTGCAATACATTCTTTTTTAACAAATCTTGAAATCCTCGGTTATTTAAAAAAGACCTCAAATTCTACGTATGTTAAATTAAAGAATGTAGAAATGTATGTTCATCTAGAAGATGCGCTTAAAGGAGATGAAAAAATAATAACTCAATTATTTTTGGAAAAAAAGGGCAAAATGTGA
- the pepF gene encoding oligoendopeptidase F, with translation MSKELPKRDEIPTDLTWKLEDIFPSDDAWKEELKSLRASFPEITEFKGRLHESADTLFSLFKKQDELSQRLGMLYTYAHMRYDQDTTNSFYQGLNAQAENLITIASSNLSYIVPEILTIEENKLQQFLEEHEGLQEYKKVLEDINRQRPHVLSEKEEALLAEASEPMSTGSQTFGMLNNADLTFPSITNEDGEEVAVTHGRYSTFLESKDRDVRKSAFDAVYQTYENFKNTFASTLSGTVKSHNFSAKVRNYDSARQSALDDNNIPEKVYDNLVEAVNERLPLLHRYTKLRKKVLDLDELHMYDLYTPLVKDVKMKVTYEEAKEYVIKGLKPLGDDYKKVLESAFENRWIDVEENKGKRSGAYSSGAYGTNPYILMNWQDDINNTFTLAHELGHSVHSYYSRKHQPFRYGNYSIFVAEVASTTNEALLNDYLLNHLEDEKEKLYILNHFLEGFRGTVFRQTMFAEFEHEIHKQDQEGEALTAEKFTQIYYELNKKYFGEDVVSDEYIGLEWARIPHFYYNYYVYQYATGYSAATALAHNILEGKEGANDRYLQFLQSGSSEDPIDVLKKAGVDMISKQPILDALDVFEEKLAEMEQLLG, from the coding sequence ATGAGTAAAGAATTACCTAAAAGAGATGAAATACCGACAGATCTTACTTGGAAATTAGAGGATATTTTCCCTAGTGATGATGCTTGGAAAGAGGAGCTTAAATCATTAAGAGCATCGTTCCCTGAAATAACTGAATTTAAAGGAAGATTACATGAGTCTGCAGATACATTATTTTCTTTATTTAAAAAGCAAGATGAGCTTTCTCAACGTTTAGGCATGCTATACACGTATGCACATATGCGTTATGATCAGGATACGACAAACTCTTTTTATCAAGGGTTAAATGCGCAAGCTGAGAATTTAATAACTATTGCCTCCAGTAATTTAAGTTATATTGTACCTGAGATTCTTACCATTGAAGAAAATAAGTTACAACAATTTTTAGAGGAACATGAAGGATTGCAAGAATATAAGAAGGTACTTGAAGATATTAATCGACAACGCCCACACGTATTAAGTGAAAAAGAAGAGGCGTTACTAGCAGAAGCATCTGAACCAATGTCTACAGGATCACAAACTTTTGGTATGCTAAATAACGCAGATTTAACATTCCCATCAATCACCAATGAAGATGGGGAAGAGGTAGCAGTAACGCACGGAAGATATTCTACATTTTTAGAATCAAAGGATAGAGACGTTAGAAAAAGCGCGTTTGATGCTGTGTACCAAACATATGAAAACTTTAAAAATACATTCGCTTCAACGTTAAGTGGTACAGTAAAGTCTCATAACTTCAGCGCAAAAGTACGTAATTATGATAGTGCTAGACAATCTGCGCTAGATGATAATAACATTCCAGAAAAGGTTTACGATAACTTAGTAGAAGCAGTAAATGAACGATTACCATTATTGCATCGTTATACAAAGTTGCGTAAAAAAGTATTGGACCTAGATGAATTGCATATGTATGATCTTTATACTCCGTTGGTGAAAGATGTGAAAATGAAGGTAACATATGAAGAAGCAAAAGAATATGTAATAAAAGGTCTGAAACCACTCGGTGATGACTATAAAAAAGTATTAGAATCTGCCTTTGAGAATCGTTGGATTGATGTTGAAGAGAATAAAGGGAAGCGAAGTGGTGCTTATTCATCCGGTGCTTATGGAACAAATCCATATATCTTGATGAATTGGCAGGATGACATTAATAATACATTCACGCTAGCACATGAATTAGGTCACTCCGTGCATAGTTATTACTCAAGAAAGCATCAACCATTCAGGTATGGTAATTATTCTATCTTTGTTGCAGAAGTTGCTTCTACGACAAACGAAGCATTGTTAAATGATTATTTATTAAATCATTTAGAAGATGAAAAAGAAAAATTATATATTTTAAACCATTTCTTAGAAGGGTTTAGAGGTACCGTGTTCCGTCAAACGATGTTTGCTGAATTTGAACATGAAATTCACAAACAAGATCAAGAGGGAGAGGCATTAACAGCTGAAAAATTCACTCAAATCTACTATGAACTAAATAAAAAATATTTTGGTGAAGATGTGGTTTCCGATGAATATATCGGATTAGAGTGGGCCAGAATACCTCACTTCTATTACAATTATTATGTGTACCAATATGCCACAGGTTACTCTGCTGCTACTGCGCTTGCACATAATATATTAGAAGGAAAAGAAGGTGCCAATGATCGCTATTTACAATTCTTGCAATCAGGAAGTAGTGAAGATCCAATCGATGTATTGAAAAAAGCTGGTGTTGATATGATATCTAAACAACCCATTTTAGATGCATTGGATGTCTTTGAAGAAAAATTAGCAGAGATGGAACAATTATTGGGCTAA
- a CDS encoding ClpXP adapter SpxH family protein gives MSWNQQELTSSNHTNTSPNYNYIDYVQKPIEMYVFIDPLCAECWSLEPYIKKLSVEYGRFFTIRQIVSGQLSNLNVDVFEKPKKLKDIWERTAKRTGMSCDGNIWDENPIDYPYVPSLAIKAAELQGKKAGKMFVRKLQENLFINKENISDEKILLKCATEAKLDIEEFERDLFSSSAKKALQCDLKLTREMEVDYIPTIVFFNQSVEDEGVKISGLYPYEIYELVLKEILQKTPIPSSTPPLIDFLKHYQVLGTKEISVVYDWSLDKTEKEMKKLQFQQIVERIPAKYGSFWKYIDTKKS, from the coding sequence GTGAGTTGGAATCAACAAGAGCTTACCAGCTCCAATCATACAAACACATCGCCCAATTATAACTATATTGATTATGTTCAGAAGCCAATAGAAATGTATGTTTTTATTGATCCTTTATGTGCAGAATGCTGGTCATTAGAACCATATATTAAAAAACTTTCTGTTGAATATGGACGTTTTTTTACCATTAGGCAAATTGTAAGTGGACAATTATCTAATCTTAATGTTGATGTATTTGAAAAACCAAAAAAATTAAAAGATATTTGGGAACGGACTGCAAAACGAACAGGAATGAGTTGTGATGGTAATATATGGGATGAAAATCCAATTGATTATCCTTATGTACCGTCCCTAGCAATAAAAGCTGCAGAACTACAAGGTAAAAAAGCTGGAAAAATGTTTGTACGTAAGCTTCAAGAGAACTTATTTATTAATAAAGAGAATATTTCTGATGAAAAAATATTGTTAAAATGTGCCACCGAAGCGAAATTGGATATTGAAGAATTTGAACGTGATTTATTTTCTTCCAGTGCAAAGAAAGCATTGCAGTGTGATTTAAAACTAACGAGAGAAATGGAAGTTGATTATATTCCAACAATCGTTTTTTTTAATCAATCTGTAGAGGATGAAGGTGTGAAAATTTCTGGACTATATCCGTACGAAATTTACGAACTCGTACTAAAAGAAATATTGCAGAAGACACCAATTCCATCATCCACACCACCTTTAATTGATTTTTTAAAACATTATCAAGTTTTGGGTACAAAAGAAATTTCCGTCGTATATGATTGGTCTTTAGATAAAACAGAAAAAGAAATGAAAAAACTCCAGTTTCAACAAATTGTGGAACGAATTCCAGCAAAGTACGGTTCATTCTGGAAATATATAGACACTAAAAAAAGCTAA
- a CDS encoding globin, with product MEQIEHRTIYEAIGGYKTMNNIVHAFYTRVNDHPDLKPIFPDDLTETIRRQMLFLTQFFGGPRLYEEERGHPMLRRRHLPFPITPTRRDAWLTCMAAALEEAEIKEPYRTAMMERLTLTANHMMNTPE from the coding sequence ATGGAACAGATTGAACATCGTACTATCTATGAAGCCATTGGTGGCTATAAAACAATGAATAATATTGTTCATGCATTTTATACAAGAGTTAATGATCATCCAGATTTAAAACCAATATTTCCAGATGACTTAACAGAAACGATCAGGAGACAAATGCTGTTTCTCACGCAATTTTTCGGTGGCCCTAGACTATATGAAGAAGAAAGAGGTCATCCAATGTTACGTAGGAGACACCTTCCCTTTCCCATTACACCAACACGAAGAGATGCTTGGTTAACATGTATGGCAGCAGCTTTAGAAGAAGCTGAAATTAAAGAACCTTATCGTACAGCTATGATGGAACGATTAACACTAACTGCTAATCACATGATGAATACGCCTGAATGA
- a CDS encoding CYTH domain-containing protein — MSQEIEIEYKNLLTKDEFIQLQQDLSFPTSSVKQTNYYFETKNFDLKKHGSALRIRKKQGQYQLTLKQPHEDGLLETHDDLTEQEFQKWIHGEIIQKPHTTKQLSEMNISPTSLNYAGYLTTNRMEIEFNGTQLVLDHSNYLGIEDFELELESATKEHGEKVFHGLLNKYHIPIRQTPSKIERFFHQM, encoded by the coding sequence ATGTCACAAGAAATCGAAATTGAATATAAAAACTTATTAACCAAGGATGAATTTATCCAGTTGCAGCAGGATTTATCGTTCCCAACCTCATCTGTTAAACAAACGAACTATTATTTTGAAACAAAAAATTTTGATTTAAAGAAACATGGATCAGCTTTACGAATTAGAAAGAAGCAAGGGCAGTATCAATTAACCTTAAAACAACCACATGAAGATGGATTATTAGAAACTCATGATGATTTAACGGAACAAGAATTCCAAAAATGGATACACGGTGAAATAATACAAAAGCCACATACAACAAAACAATTAAGTGAAATGAATATCTCACCTACAAGTCTTAATTATGCTGGATATCTTACTACAAATCGAATGGAAATTGAATTTAATGGCACTCAATTGGTCTTAGATCATAGTAACTATTTAGGTATAGAGGATTTCGAATTAGAATTAGAATCTGCGACAAAAGAACATGGGGAAAAAGTATTTCATGGATTATTAAATAAATATCATATACCTATTCGACAAACTCCTTCTAAAATAGAGCGTTTTTTCCATCAAATGTAA
- a CDS encoding GTP pyrophosphokinase: MNWESTLAPYKQVVEELKVKLKGMRSQYEKESSHSPIEFVTARVKPVPSIIEKAQSRGIAIENVEREMQDIAGVRVVCQFVDDIYTIVDMLQHRNDFEIVEEKDYVSHKKDSGYRSYHMIIKYPVETIHGEMIVLAEIQIRTLAMNFWATNEHSLNYKYDGKLPSKVRLRLQKAAEAAFKLDEEMSKIRSEIHEAQRVFHRK; encoded by the coding sequence ATGAATTGGGAATCAACACTTGCTCCATATAAGCAAGTAGTCGAGGAATTAAAAGTAAAGTTAAAAGGGATGCGTTCCCAGTATGAAAAAGAGTCAAGTCATTCACCAATTGAATTTGTAACAGCGAGAGTGAAGCCAGTACCAAGTATCATAGAAAAAGCACAAAGCAGAGGTATTGCTATAGAGAATGTGGAAAGAGAAATGCAAGATATTGCTGGTGTAAGGGTTGTTTGTCAATTCGTTGATGATATTTATACGATTGTAGATATGCTACAACATAGAAATGACTTTGAAATTGTTGAAGAGAAAGACTATGTATCCCATAAAAAAGATAGTGGTTACCGGTCATATCATATGATTATTAAGTATCCAGTAGAAACGATACATGGTGAAATGATTGTATTGGCTGAGATACAAATTCGAACGTTAGCAATGAATTTTTGGGCAACGAATGAGCACTCATTAAATTATAAATATGATGGAAAGCTGCCATCTAAGGTTAGATTGCGATTACAAAAGGCGGCTGAAGCAGCCTTTAAATTAGATGAAGAAATGTCTAAAATAAGAAGTGAAATTCATGAGGCACAAAGAGTGTTTCATCGTAAATAA
- a CDS encoding NAD kinase produces MNFKIVSKGDDRSEKIKAMMRQYLSDFGLVYDKEAPDLVISVGGDGTFLEAFHRYVHRLEDTAFIGIHTGHLGFYTDWTPNDVERLIIEIAKTPFQTVEYPLLEVIIRGKSGGKEDRILALNEAMIKTADGSSVVFDVEIKGEHFETFRGDGICISTPSGSTAYNKALGGAILHPSLEAIQITENASINNRVFRTIGSPLILPKHHTCFLKPMVDSSFLIQIDHFTKNYQNVKSIQCRVAKEKVRFARFKQFPFWNRVRDSFVSEED; encoded by the coding sequence ATGAACTTTAAAATTGTCTCAAAAGGTGATGATCGTTCAGAAAAAATAAAAGCAATGATGCGTCAATATTTATCCGATTTTGGATTAGTTTATGATAAGGAAGCCCCCGACTTAGTAATTTCTGTTGGAGGAGACGGTACATTCCTGGAAGCATTTCATCGCTATGTTCATCGATTAGAAGATACAGCTTTTATAGGGATACATACTGGGCATTTAGGTTTTTATACAGATTGGACTCCAAACGATGTGGAAAGACTGATCATAGAGATTGCAAAAACTCCTTTCCAAACAGTGGAGTACCCTTTATTGGAAGTAATTATTAGAGGAAAGTCAGGCGGGAAAGAAGATCGCATTCTTGCTTTAAATGAAGCAATGATTAAAACAGCGGATGGTTCGTCTGTGGTCTTTGATGTGGAGATAAAAGGTGAGCATTTTGAAACATTTCGTGGAGATGGAATCTGTATTTCTACACCCTCTGGAAGCACTGCATACAATAAAGCACTTGGAGGTGCAATTCTGCATCCATCGTTAGAAGCAATCCAAATAACAGAGAATGCATCCATTAATAATCGAGTTTTTCGTACTATCGGTTCACCTCTTATACTGCCAAAACATCATACTTGCTTCTTAAAACCAATGGTAGATAGCAGCTTTCTAATTCAAATTGATCACTTTACAAAGAATTATCAAAATGTAAAATCGATACAATGTAGAGTAGCAAAAGAGAAGGTACGGTTTGCTCGCTTTAAGCAGTTCCCGTTTTGGAATCGGGTTCGAGATTCCTTTGTATCGGAGGAAGATTAA
- a CDS encoding RluA family pseudouridine synthase, with protein sequence MILRWKIKKNEEGMLIKTYLQQIHHFSRRLLVSLRKEPGSIQVNGTSQWVTYKLQSEDILKIVFPNERHSDVITPEKLPLDIIYEDAYCLVVNKPAGQACLPSMNHHNNTLANGLTYHYLENSIPSTVHIVTRLDVQTSGLVLVAKNQYIHSLFSQMQKEGKIQRVYEAIVHGEIIQKSGIIDAPIGRKEGSIIERTIDVINGKHAITNYTVVRSDYRASRLEIKLETGRTHQIRVHFQYLGHSLYGDDMYGGERDIIQRQALHCKQITMLHPITNEKIQLDANIPQDMGILLKRLRLG encoded by the coding sequence TTGATTTTACGGTGGAAAATCAAGAAGAATGAAGAGGGTATGTTGATTAAAACATATTTACAACAAATCCATCATTTTTCTAGAAGGTTACTTGTTTCTTTGAGGAAGGAACCAGGCAGCATACAAGTAAACGGAACTTCACAATGGGTAACTTATAAATTGCAGAGCGAAGACATTCTAAAAATAGTATTTCCTAATGAAAGACATAGTGATGTGATCACACCGGAAAAATTACCTTTAGACATTATTTATGAGGATGCGTACTGCCTTGTAGTAAATAAACCTGCAGGACAAGCATGTCTACCATCTATGAACCATCATAACAATACGCTAGCAAATGGATTAACTTATCATTATCTAGAAAATTCGATACCTTCTACTGTTCATATTGTTACCAGGTTAGATGTGCAAACGTCTGGCCTGGTTTTAGTAGCAAAGAATCAATATATTCATTCTTTGTTTTCACAAATGCAAAAAGAAGGAAAAATTCAACGTGTATATGAAGCGATTGTTCATGGAGAAATAATCCAAAAGTCAGGCATCATCGATGCTCCTATTGGTAGGAAAGAAGGATCGATTATTGAGCGTACGATTGACGTAATCAATGGCAAACATGCTATAACAAACTATACTGTGGTACGCTCTGATTATAGAGCTTCACGATTAGAAATTAAATTAGAGACAGGGAGAACACACCAAATAAGGGTACATTTTCAATACCTTGGCCATTCTTTATACGGTGATGATATGTATGGAGGAGAAAGAGACATTATACAGCGCCAAGCTTTACATTGTAAGCAAATTACAATGTTGCATCCAATAACAAATGAAAAAATACAGCTTGACGCAAATATTCCACAAGATATGGGAATCTTATTGAAACGATTAAGGTTAGGTTGA
- the prpE gene encoding bis(5'-nucleosyl)-tetraphosphatase PrpE, with protein MKIDIIGDVHGCLEELEALLYKLGYRKKNGTYQHADNRLIAFVGDITDRGPDSIKVIELVYQLVKEKLAYYIPGNHCNKLYRFFLGNKVMEKHGLETTTAEFRSLSAEKQHNIKIKFMELYENAPLYLHFKNINVIIAHAGIPEHLIGKEDKQTKTFVLYGDITGEFDQKGKPIRRDWAKHYHGDIWIVYGHTPVLEPRIINHTINIDTGCVFGNKLTAYQFPEDEFVSIPSKQPFISDKFTHFGEST; from the coding sequence ATGAAAATTGATATTATTGGTGATGTACATGGTTGTTTAGAAGAACTAGAAGCATTACTGTACAAATTAGGATATCGAAAGAAAAATGGTACATATCAGCATGCTGATAATCGTCTTATAGCCTTTGTAGGAGATATTACAGACCGGGGTCCAGATTCAATAAAAGTAATAGAATTAGTTTATCAACTTGTAAAAGAAAAACTTGCCTATTACATCCCAGGCAATCATTGCAACAAGCTCTACCGTTTCTTTCTAGGAAATAAAGTAATGGAAAAACATGGATTGGAGACAACAACAGCAGAATTTCGTAGCTTATCAGCAGAAAAACAACACAACATAAAAATCAAATTTATGGAGCTCTATGAGAATGCTCCCCTTTACCTTCACTTTAAAAATATAAATGTAATAATCGCACACGCAGGTATACCGGAGCATCTAATCGGAAAAGAAGATAAGCAAACAAAAACATTTGTGTTATACGGGGATATTACAGGAGAATTCGATCAAAAGGGAAAACCAATTCGCCGCGATTGGGCCAAACATTATCACGGTGATATATGGATTGTATATGGACATACTCCTGTACTTGAACCACGTATTATAAATCATACAATAAATATTGATACTGGTTGTGTATTCGGAAATAAGTTGACGGCTTATCAATTTCCAGAAGATGAATTTGTCTCCATCCCCTCTAAACAACCGTTTATCAGTGACAAATTTACTCATTTTGGCGAATCAACCTAA
- the mgtE gene encoding magnesium transporter, whose translation MKQERYDTQYEEQFQEHIEKVKTALQQGQIEVFREEFLDIHPYDQAMFFNQQDEEARGQIYTYLSPEEMSEILINIDLEDVTAFFEEMDPRYAAMIFAEMPADDAVDILNELDKEKVASYLTIMDQESANEIKQLLHYEEKTAGSIMTTEYVSIYNDMTVAETMRLLKTEAPDAETIYYLFVLDGNKRLVGVLSIRDLIIADDETKIEELMSTKVVAVSVAKDQEDVAQMFRDYDFLALPVVDFQDHLLGIITVDDILDVMEEEASEDYSMLAAMSNTDIKDDNAFRSARKRLPWLVILLFLGMLTASLIGRFEDTLNQVAVLAVFIPLIAGMAGNSGTQALAVAVRGMATGDYDSSVKWKLVGREAITGLITGTVCGSILVLIIYLWQGNLYLGFLVGFSIMASLVVATLAGTLIPMFMNRLNIDPAVASGPFITTINDLISILIYFGMATTFMSYLV comes from the coding sequence ATGAAACAAGAGCGTTATGACACTCAATATGAAGAACAATTTCAAGAGCATATTGAAAAAGTGAAAACAGCCCTTCAACAAGGGCAAATTGAAGTTTTTCGTGAAGAATTTTTAGACATTCATCCTTATGATCAAGCAATGTTTTTTAATCAACAGGATGAAGAGGCAAGAGGGCAGATATATACGTATTTATCTCCTGAAGAAATGTCAGAAATACTCATAAATATTGATCTTGAAGATGTAACGGCATTTTTTGAGGAGATGGATCCGAGGTATGCTGCGATGATTTTTGCGGAGATGCCAGCCGATGATGCGGTGGACATTTTAAATGAATTGGATAAAGAAAAAGTAGCGAGTTATCTAACAATTATGGATCAAGAGAGTGCGAATGAGATTAAACAATTACTGCACTATGAGGAAAAAACCGCTGGTAGTATTATGACCACAGAATATGTTTCCATTTACAACGATATGACCGTAGCGGAAACCATGCGTTTATTGAAAACAGAAGCACCAGATGCAGAGACTATTTATTATCTGTTTGTTTTGGATGGAAATAAACGCTTAGTAGGTGTACTTTCCATTCGGGATTTAATTATTGCTGATGATGAAACTAAAATTGAAGAATTAATGAGTACAAAAGTGGTTGCAGTATCTGTTGCTAAAGACCAAGAGGACGTAGCGCAAATGTTTCGTGATTATGACTTTCTTGCACTACCTGTTGTAGATTTTCAAGACCACTTGCTCGGGATAATCACAGTTGATGATATTTTAGATGTTATGGAAGAAGAAGCAAGTGAGGACTACTCGATGCTTGCTGCGATGTCTAATACAGATATAAAAGATGACAATGCATTTCGTTCAGCTAGGAAACGATTACCTTGGTTAGTAATCCTACTGTTTTTAGGAATGCTTACAGCCAGTTTGATTGGAAGGTTTGAAGATACATTAAACCAGGTCGCTGTATTAGCCGTGTTTATTCCATTAATCGCTGGAATGGCTGGTAATTCTGGTACGCAAGCTTTGGCAGTTGCGGTACGCGGTATGGCTACGGGAGATTATGATAGTTCTGTTAAATGGAAGTTGGTAGGTAGAGAAGCAATTACCGGATTAATTACTGGAACAGTGTGTGGAAGTATTTTAGTATTAATTATTTATTTATGGCAAGGGAACTTGTATTTAGGATTTCTAGTGGGATTCTCGATTATGGCATCCTTAGTTGTTGCAACGTTGGCGGGAACGTTAATTCCAATGTTTATGAACCGACTCAATATTGATCCGGCTGTTGCATCAGGACCTTTTATTACGACGATTAATGACTTAATTTCCATTTTGATTTATTTTGGAATGGCAACGACATTTATGAGTTATTTAGTATAA
- a CDS encoding CotO family spore coat protein, with protein sequence MSKKEYAKEPLLYIHQPELNQPKASMQHHFIGNRRESVQPANETKESITPRKTRGGRQVNASANNENFNQKNHELNSEKKQFKEMSISEKIDYFVGRSEYAPPINCLVITDRKKYRGVILEMTNEEVKFRLSNRKSSIKINYEDIKDIQLVGF encoded by the coding sequence ATGTCAAAAAAAGAATATGCAAAAGAGCCGTTGCTTTATATTCATCAGCCAGAATTAAATCAGCCAAAAGCCTCGATGCAACATCATTTTATAGGGAATCGTAGAGAAAGTGTGCAGCCTGCAAATGAGACGAAAGAATCCATTACTCCTAGAAAAACAAGGGGTGGAAGACAAGTAAATGCATCGGCAAATAACGAAAATTTTAATCAAAAAAACCATGAACTGAATAGTGAAAAAAAACAATTTAAAGAAATGTCTATCAGCGAAAAGATTGATTATTTCGTCGGCCGTTCGGAGTACGCACCTCCAATTAATTGTTTGGTAATTACTGATCGAAAAAAATATCGAGGGGTAATTTTAGAAATGACAAATGAAGAAGTGAAATTTCGTCTATCTAATCGAAAAAGTAGCATAAAAATCAATTATGAGGATATAAAGGATATTCAATTAGTAGGATTCTAA